From a single Nanoarchaeota archaeon genomic region:
- a CDS encoding DUF357 domain-containing protein, with the protein MSTETQLIAETKKWLKKAEAEFKKTKPKGTKGTDFAKNIAAYLNDTKYFSKKKDYVRAFEAVIWAWAWIEIGRETKILE; encoded by the coding sequence ATGTCAACCGAAACTCAGCTCATCGCAGAAACAAAAAAATGGCTGAAAAAAGCAGAAGCAGAATTCAAAAAGACAAAGCCCAAAGGAACGAAGGGAACTGATTTCGCAAAAAACATCGCCGCGTACCTTAACGACACAAAATATTTCTCGAAAAAAAAGGACTATGTTCGCGCCTTTGAAGCAGTAATCTGGGCATGGGCGTGGATTGAAATCGGGCGCGAGACAAAAATCCTTGAATAA